One part of the Vanessa tameamea isolate UH-Manoa-2023 chromosome 8, ilVanTame1 primary haplotype, whole genome shotgun sequence genome encodes these proteins:
- the LOC113396227 gene encoding uncharacterized protein LOC113396227, with protein sequence MDSAVKNKSITQPKTMAELLPGLCGILSKDAVHTLTAKKQSRPTMIQSRTAEKVLKPMTIAQMRGDILALRVQSPRKFALPTASAKKRHWNSSVKVENKNKSHTADGQMKYNSVRKVLNFQSKPKPPNTTRATMAISETVKFPKPEIKAKKSLHIQNNNKNNVRISGICHIPETPVITNKLNKNRMTIQQQINKENNSYIANLNKKLAASKSQNFQKVVTKPETPIANMSFKSNSDASFLEKEKEINDIEEKTKALTEEQTLENIAEVTPPVSTPFKEYRNVQDFFNHTTESDNSALYNDTIMCFEKMSVNNEIKREESVIVSLCDMLNKAAVTNSDKISTELDDLLEVEKQTEKNIKMIENGIKTLKHIKESQLKSLQFVRKLINEKRVQKVTQSEMNDQIKKEQVINEAFKKETSSETSPILSRPSVIKAKSPSYKIPKKKLCMRKKVFYKSMPNVSDVMQTPIKNTDKALNMYMEMKEKMNFLNTPLVKHRSIEPPDTPTVTSHNLQVQLDKLFNGS encoded by the exons ATGGATTCTGCAGTGAAAAATAAGTCTATCACACAGCCTAAGACTATGGCGGAATTATTACCTGGACTTTGTG gTATACTATCAAAGGATGCAGTTCATACTCTTACGGCAAAAAAACAATCTCGACCCACCATGATTCAATCGCGGACTGCTGAGAAAGTATTAAAACCAATGACTATTGCGCAAATGAGGGGTGATATATTAG CATTAAGAGTACAGTCACCTAGAAAATTTGCCTTACCCACCGCATCAGCAAAGAAAAGACATTGGAATTCATCAGTGAAagtagaaaacaaaaataaaagtcacaCAGCAGATGGACAAATGAAGTATAATTCTGTCAGAAAAGTCCTTAACTTTCAATCTAAACCAAAA ccTCCAAATACAACCAGAGCAACAATGGCAATATCTGAAACTGTTAAATTTCCAAAACCAGAAATAAAAGCAAAGAAATCACTACACATTCAAA ataataataaaaataatgtgagGATTAGTGGAATATGCCATATACCAGAAACCCCTGTCATAACTAATAAGCTCAATAAAAACCGTATGACCATTCAGCAACAAATCAATAAGGAGAATAACTCATACATtgctaatttaaacaaaaagctTGCAGCTTCTAAGTCTCAGAATTTCCAAAAAGTTGTAACCAAGCCTGAAACACCCATTGCCAATATGTCGTTTAAATCTAACAGTGATGCCAGTTTccttgaaaaagaaaaagaaattaatgaCATAGAAGAGAAAACAAAAGCATTAACAGAAGAACAGACCTTGGAAAATATAGCAGAAGTGACACCACCTGTTTCAACACCATTCAAAGAATACAGAAATGTTCAGGATTTTTTTAACCATACAACTGAATCTGATAACTCAGCTCTATATAATGACACAATTATGTGTTTTGAAAAAATGTCTGTCAACAATGAAATTAAGAGGGAAGAAAGTGTTATAGTTTCTCTTTGCGATATGTTAAATAAAGCTGCCGTTACAAACTCTGATAAGATCAGCACTGAACTAGATGATTTACTTGAAGTGGAGaaacaaacagaaaaaaatataaagatgatTGAAAATggtattaaaacattaaaacatatcAAAGAATCACAGCTGAAATCTTTGCAATTTgtaagaaaactaataaatgaaAAGAGGGTACAAAAAGTTACCCAGAGTGAAATGAATGATCAAATTAAAAAGGAACAAGTTATAAATGAggcatttaaaaaagaaacaagttCAGAAACAAGTCCCATACTAAGCAGGCCTTCAGTTATTAAAGCAAAATCACCTTCTTATAagatcccaaaaaaaaaattgtgtatgaggaaaaaggtattttataagTCTATGCCAAATGTATCTGATGTAATGCAAACTCCTATTAAGAACACAGACAAAGCtttgaatatgtatatggaaATGAAAGAGAAAATGAACTTCTTGAACACACCGTTAGTGAAACACCGTAGTATAGAACCTCCAGACACACCCACTGTCACATCACACAATTTACAAGTGCAATTAGACAAACTATTCAATGGAAGCTAA